From Pyxicephalus adspersus chromosome 7, UCB_Pads_2.0, whole genome shotgun sequence, a single genomic window includes:
- the LOC140335752 gene encoding gamma-crystallin-4-like isoform X1 produces the protein MWKGRGARECERHFRFSKKEIIFYEDKNFQGRCYECSSDCTDMSSYFNRCNSIRVESGNWILYEHPNFRGHQYYLWRGEYPDFHQWMGFNDSIRSCRLTPQHHGPFKLRIYEKGDFKGQMMEFTEDCPHVYEKFRYHDINSCNVHDGHWMFYEEPNYRGRQYYLRPGEYKKFSDWGALNARIGSFRRVHQLN, from the exons ATGTGGAAGGGCAGGGGTGCACGGGAGTGTGAGAGGCACTTTCGCTTTAGCAAAAAGGAG ATAATTTTCTACGAGGACAAGAACTTTCAGGGCCGATGCTATGAATGCAGCTCTGACTGTACTGACATGTCCTCTTACTTTAACCGCTGCAACTCCATCCGTGTAGAGAGTGGAAACTGGATTCTGTATGAACATCCCAACTTTAGAGGTCACCAATATTATCTATGGAGAGGAGAATATCCTGACTTCCACCAGTGGATGGGCTTCAATGACTCCATCAGATCTTGCCGCCTCACACCTCAG CACCACGGCCCTTTTAAACTGAGAATTTATGAGAAAGGAGACTTCAAAGGCCAAATGATGGAATTTACAGAGGACTGCCCCCATGTTTATGAGAAGTTCCGCTACCATGACATTAATTCTTGTAACGTACATGATGGTCATTGGATGTTTTATGAAGAACCCAACTACAGGGGACGTCAGTACTACCTGAGACCTGGAGAGTATAAGAAGTTCTCTGACTGGGGAGCTTTAAATGCTCGCATTGGATCCTTTAGAAGAGTACATcaactaaattaa
- the LOC140335752 gene encoding gamma-crystallin-3-like isoform X2: MGKIIFYEDKNFQGRCYECSSDCTDMSSYFNRCNSIRVESGNWILYEHPNFRGHQYYLWRGEYPDFHQWMGFNDSIRSCRLTPQHHGPFKLRIYEKGDFKGQMMEFTEDCPHVYEKFRYHDINSCNVHDGHWMFYEEPNYRGRQYYLRPGEYKKFSDWGALNARIGSFRRVHQLN, translated from the exons ATGGGAAAG ATAATTTTCTACGAGGACAAGAACTTTCAGGGCCGATGCTATGAATGCAGCTCTGACTGTACTGACATGTCCTCTTACTTTAACCGCTGCAACTCCATCCGTGTAGAGAGTGGAAACTGGATTCTGTATGAACATCCCAACTTTAGAGGTCACCAATATTATCTATGGAGAGGAGAATATCCTGACTTCCACCAGTGGATGGGCTTCAATGACTCCATCAGATCTTGCCGCCTCACACCTCAG CACCACGGCCCTTTTAAACTGAGAATTTATGAGAAAGGAGACTTCAAAGGCCAAATGATGGAATTTACAGAGGACTGCCCCCATGTTTATGAGAAGTTCCGCTACCATGACATTAATTCTTGTAACGTACATGATGGTCATTGGATGTTTTATGAAGAACCCAACTACAGGGGACGTCAGTACTACCTGAGACCTGGAGAGTATAAGAAGTTCTCTGACTGGGGAGCTTTAAATGCTCGCATTGGATCCTTTAGAAGAGTACATcaactaaattaa
- the LOC140335753 gene encoding gamma-crystallin-3-like, translating into MGKIIFYEDKNFQGRSYECSSDCPDMTSYFNRCNSIRVDSGNWILYEHPNYRGNQYYLRRGEYPDFQQWMGFNDSIRSCHLTPQHRGPFRMRIYEKEDFRGQMMEFTEDCPHVFEQFRYNDIHSCHVFDGHWVFYEEPNFKGRQYYLRPGEYRKHTEWGASNSRVGSFRRVQYIQ; encoded by the exons ATGGGAAAG ATCATATTTTACGAGGACAAGAACTTCCAGGGCCGCTCTTACGAGTGCAGCTCTGACTGTCCTGATATGACCTCCTATTTCAACCGCTGTAACTCCATTAGAGTTGACAGTGGAAACTGGATCCTCTATGAGCATCCCAACTACAGGGGCAACCAATATTACCTGAGACGAGGAGAATACCCAGACTTTCAGCAGTGGATGGGCTTCAATGACTCTATCAGGTCATGTCACTTGACCCCCCAA CACCGAGGTCCATTTAGAATGAGGATCTATGAGAAGGAAGATTTCAGAGGTCAGATGATGGAGTTCACTGAAGACTGTCCACATGTCTTTGAACAGTTCAGATACAATGACATCCACTCCTGCCATGTGTTTGATGGTCACTGGGTTTTCTATGAAGAACCAAACTTCAAGGGACGTCAATATTATCTGAGACCTGGAGAATACAGGAAACATACTGAATGGGGTGCCTCAAATTCTAGAGTTGGCTCCTTCAGAAGAGTCCAGTATATTCAGtaa